One genomic region from Leptolyngbyaceae cyanobacterium JSC-12 encodes:
- a CDS encoding transposase (IMG reference gene:2510097146~PFAM: Transposase IS200 like), producing the protein MSEYIHKSHNVTVLLYHLVFPAKYRRAVFDEQVDEVLREVCLEIEKRYEIKFIEIGVDKDHVHFLVQSVPTYSVTKLVKMIKSLTAREVFRRCPQVKQKLWGGEFWSDGYFASTVGKHGDEGMIANYVKNQGNEYLKLHRDEQLTLF; encoded by the coding sequence ATGAGCGAGTACATCCACAAAAGTCATAACGTTACGGTTTTGCTATACCACCTTGTGTTTCCAGCAAAGTATCGGCGGGCTGTGTTTGATGAACAGGTCGATGAAGTTTTGCGAGAAGTTTGCCTGGAGATTGAGAAACGCTACGAGATTAAATTTATAGAAATCGGTGTAGACAAAGACCATGTGCACTTTTTAGTCCAATCGGTGCCGACATACAGCGTGACCAAATTGGTCAAAATGATCAAGAGTTTGACCGCAAGGGAAGTGTTTCGGCGTTGTCCTCAGGTGAAGCAAAAGCTATGGGGTGGAGAGTTTTGGAGTGATGGCTATTTTGCAAGTACAGTTGGGAAACACGGGGATGAAGGGATGATTGCGAACTACGTCAAAAATCAGGGTAACGAATATCTCAAGCTACACCGAGATGAGCAGCTTACTCTTTTTTGA
- a CDS encoding protein-disulfide isomerase (IMG reference gene:2510097148~PFAM: DSBA-like thioredoxin domain): MTRNRTWTKTTAELIRRINLKQLPGLLLMVFCIVLGSRWLPAQAGASEISPQLREQVLQIIRENPEVILEAVQSYQRQQREQEQKARQSALQQLKANPQAWLGSSPVKGAKNGSIILVEFSDFQCPFCARANTILKQFMEKHGNTVMLVYKHLPLTSIHPEALPAAKASWAAGQQGKFWEFHDALFINQKQLGDALYAQIARSLKLDMQKFDRDRNSPAATAAIQQDLALADALGIDGTPFFIMNGEVLAGAVSLADLEATMTKVK, translated from the coding sequence CAGTTACCTGGTTTGTTGTTGATGGTATTCTGCATTGTGCTCGGCAGTCGGTGGTTACCTGCTCAGGCGGGTGCCAGTGAGATCAGTCCCCAATTGCGCGAACAAGTGCTGCAAATTATCCGTGAGAACCCAGAGGTGATTTTAGAGGCAGTGCAGTCTTATCAGCGTCAGCAACGGGAGCAAGAGCAGAAAGCGCGACAATCAGCTTTACAACAGTTGAAGGCGAATCCTCAAGCCTGGCTTGGTTCTTCACCTGTTAAAGGAGCAAAGAACGGCAGCATTATTTTAGTTGAGTTTTCAGACTTTCAATGTCCATTTTGTGCTCGGGCGAATACCATTCTCAAGCAGTTTATGGAGAAGCATGGCAATACTGTGATGCTGGTATACAAACACCTGCCGTTAACCTCCATTCATCCAGAAGCGCTCCCTGCGGCAAAGGCGTCTTGGGCGGCAGGGCAACAGGGCAAGTTTTGGGAGTTTCATGATGCGCTGTTTATAAACCAAAAGCAATTAGGTGATGCACTCTATGCGCAGATTGCGCGGTCTTTAAAATTAGATATGCAGAAGTTTGATCGCGATCGCAACAGCCCAGCCGCCACTGCTGCTATTCAGCAAGATCTAGCGTTGGCAGATGCATTGGGGATTGATGGTACGCCGTTTTTCATCATGAATGGGGAAGTCTTGGCTGGTGCCGTCTCTCTTGCCGACTTAGAAGCAACTATGACAAAGGTAAAGTAG
- a CDS encoding methyltransferase, FkbM family (IMG reference gene:2510097145~TIGRFAM: methyltransferase, FkbM family), which yields MRQKVDKLLKKVFGIQPATVHKAEGSRQPEEQLRRSTASDILQIFPEKNVELLWKGDYVLFSPKSESWKDLIYFDNYSQQWIPNSRIAPEEYLRHQSTIQVKPPTYGDTRGLSWILIQHLMNNYSSPLLYFDVGGYVGNFTIETALLSQYEDFDIEIFTFEPGPIYPVLKKSIEINNLKPKITLVNSAISDVVGPILYSYRIGGVIGGHIGATSADGLEVSEICNSTTIDAFVEHTKGIQTPYSYIIKLDCQGFEYQVYQGCQKLMNYPAASRRGIRIKKE from the coding sequence ATGAGACAGAAAGTAGACAAGCTTCTCAAAAAAGTTTTTGGTATACAACCAGCTACCGTTCACAAAGCGGAAGGTAGCAGGCAGCCAGAGGAGCAGTTAAGGCGGAGCACTGCTTCAGATATACTTCAGATTTTTCCAGAAAAAAATGTTGAACTTCTGTGGAAAGGTGATTATGTGCTTTTTTCTCCTAAATCTGAATCGTGGAAAGATTTAATTTATTTTGATAACTACAGTCAACAGTGGATTCCAAACTCTAGGATTGCCCCAGAGGAGTATCTTCGTCATCAAAGTACTATTCAGGTCAAACCCCCTACTTATGGAGATACTCGAGGTCTTAGTTGGATTTTGATCCAACATTTGATGAATAACTACTCCTCACCACTGCTTTATTTTGATGTTGGAGGATACGTCGGAAACTTCACCATTGAAACCGCATTACTCTCTCAGTATGAGGATTTTGATATCGAAATCTTTACGTTTGAACCGGGTCCTATTTATCCAGTTCTAAAGAAAAGTATTGAAATTAATAACCTTAAGCCAAAAATTACTCTGGTTAACTCCGCAATTTCGGATGTGGTTGGTCCAATTCTCTATTCATATAGAATTGGAGGAGTTATTGGAGGGCACATTGGGGCAACTAGTGCTGATGGATTGGAAGTTTCTGAAATTTGCAACAGCACAACCATCGATGCTTTTGTTGAGCACACGAAAGGAATTCAAACTCCATACAGCTATATCATTAAGCTTGATTGTCAGGGCTTTGAATATCAGGTCTATCAAGGTTGTCAGAAATTAATGAACTACCCCGCTGCAAGCAGACGGGGTATCAGAATCAAAAAAGAGTAA
- a CDS encoding pre-peptidase C family protein (IMG reference gene:2510097147~PFAM: Bacterial pre-peptidase C-terminal domain), whose protein sequence is MVAIAVRAALMVQFLALGLGIERLDAIAQSRMYNPIAITPGKSLTDKLTKNDIPTGQGGFARDYIIQLQAGSQVTIDVNSENFDSIVYLIAMDGTTVAENDDGPDGSTNSLLFTRIAKTGTYIIRVRSFGEAAGGNFTLKVTLLKPQ, encoded by the coding sequence ATGGTAGCGATCGCGGTTCGGGCTGCGCTGATGGTTCAGTTTCTAGCGCTGGGGCTGGGGATAGAACGTTTAGACGCGATCGCCCAGTCCCGGATGTACAATCCCATTGCAATTACACCTGGTAAAAGCCTGACTGACAAATTAACTAAAAATGATATACCAACAGGGCAAGGAGGTTTTGCCCGTGATTATATTATTCAACTTCAGGCGGGCAGCCAAGTCACAATCGATGTCAATTCTGAGAATTTTGACTCGATTGTTTATTTAATTGCCATGGATGGTACAACTGTGGCTGAAAATGATGATGGTCCTGATGGCAGTACCAATTCCTTACTCTTTACCCGAATTGCCAAAACGGGGACATACATCATCCGAGTGCGATCGTTTGGGGAAGCCGCAGGCGGGAACTTTACCCTGAAGGTGACATTGTTGAAACCACAATAA
- a CDS encoding flavin-dependent dehydrogenase (IMG reference gene:2510097144): MQQFDVVVVGGGPAGGHCARSLSKAGRKVLLVERHQNFDINSFSSAGTPLETLSQYNLPESIVGSYWHKFIVVTSSKTGHWEAQKPLGAVLDFGKLRAFLASDIRQNGGAVWMGCRYITHAKDNGETRVTLKHGDDTIQVSTKVLVDATGPFRSVIYDKNTPKPEFLTGTGIEYLIEVDDVDYQRYADTLTFFLGYKWMPKGYSWIFPMEPNRLKVGAGIINAEHHFIKRTKPLKHYIHLILDEYMQVGRYNLVEIHGSTLKYSRGLQDIYYRDNVIAIGDAVSTVNFLGGEGIRHAMHASEIASHHIQNYLDGNVSSFKDYQTEMHKVFLRTWNLSEKFGMKKYLQDCDAIVDKVVTYLQPMSLEDVVDILFYYRFEKVSKGLPQYIARKLDSFLTRSLSRLKNTPKKLLPH; encoded by the coding sequence ATGCAACAGTTTGATGTAGTGGTGGTAGGGGGCGGTCCAGCGGGGGGACACTGTGCGCGATCGCTCAGCAAAGCTGGACGTAAGGTCTTATTAGTAGAACGACACCAAAACTTTGATATCAACAGCTTTTCCAGCGCGGGCACTCCGCTCGAAACTTTGAGTCAGTACAACTTACCAGAGAGCATTGTAGGCAGCTATTGGCACAAGTTCATCGTCGTCACCTCCAGCAAAACAGGTCACTGGGAAGCGCAGAAGCCACTCGGAGCCGTGTTAGACTTCGGCAAACTACGAGCTTTTTTAGCAAGTGACATTCGCCAAAATGGGGGCGCAGTCTGGATGGGTTGCCGCTACATTACCCATGCAAAAGACAACGGAGAAACGCGAGTCACGTTGAAGCATGGAGACGACACCATTCAGGTAAGCACGAAGGTGCTGGTGGATGCGACGGGACCGTTTCGTTCCGTGATCTACGATAAAAACACCCCCAAACCAGAATTTCTCACAGGCACCGGAATTGAATACCTGATTGAAGTAGATGATGTGGACTACCAACGCTACGCCGATACCCTCACCTTTTTTCTGGGATACAAGTGGATGCCTAAGGGCTATTCCTGGATTTTTCCGATGGAGCCAAATCGCCTCAAAGTGGGCGCAGGTATCATTAACGCAGAACATCACTTCATCAAACGAACCAAGCCACTAAAGCACTACATTCATTTGATTTTGGATGAATACATGCAAGTTGGACGCTACAACTTGGTGGAAATACACGGTTCTACACTGAAGTACAGTCGTGGATTGCAAGATATTTACTACCGAGACAACGTAATTGCAATCGGAGATGCGGTTTCAACCGTTAACTTTCTGGGCGGAGAAGGCATTCGCCATGCCATGCACGCTTCTGAAATTGCCAGTCACCACATCCAAAACTATCTCGATGGCAACGTTTCTAGTTTCAAAGACTATCAAACAGAAATGCATAAAGTCTTTCTCAGAACCTGGAATTTATCTGAAAAGTTTGGCATGAAAAAATATTTGCAGGATTGCGATGCAATTGTGGATAAAGTTGTAACCTACCTGCAACCTATGAGTCTGGAAGATGTGGTAGATATTCTCTTTTATTACCGCTTTGAAAAGGTGTCCAAAGGGTTACCGCAATATATCGCAAGAAAGCTCGACTCTTTTCTGACGCGATCGCTATCCAGGCTCAAAAATACTCCAAAAAAACTACTACCGCATTAG